A stretch of DNA from Basfia succiniciproducens:
GGATATGGATTCAACAGCAATTCAAATAGAATGTATTGATGAAATTGCAAAATTAGCCGGCACCGGCGAAGAAGTCTCGGCGATTACTGCGGCGGCTATGCGCGGCGAATTGGATTTCGAGCAAAGTTTACGCCGCCGGGTAAGTACATTAAAAGATGCGCCGGAAACAATTTTACAGGAAGTTCGCCTGCAATTGCCTTTAATGCCCGGCTTAAAAGAAACCGTACGGATATTACAGCAACATAATTGGCGGGTTGCCATCGCTTCCGGCGGTTTTACTTATTTTGCCGATTATCTGAAAGAATTACTGAACTTAGATGCCGCCGTTTCAAATCAATTCGACATTGAAAACGGCAAGCTCACCGGGCGGGTAAAAGGCGATATCGTGCACGCTCAATATAAAGCGGACACTTTAAAACGTTTAGCCCGCGAATTTAATATTCCGTTAGAAAATACCGTTGCCATCGGTGACGGTGCGAACGATTTGCTTATGCTGAAACAGGCGAATCTTGGCGCTGCCTTCCACGCTAAACCAAAAGTACAACAACAGGCGCAAGTTGTGGTAAACTTTGCCGACTTAACCGCCCTGCTCTGTTTATTGAGCGCCGGTGAAAAAATTAAGCATTTATCATAACAGGAGAATGAATTATGCCATCATTTGATATTGTTTCAGAAATTACCATGCACGAAGTAAATAACGCGGTTGAAAATGCCAACCGTATTTTATCGACACGCTATGATTTTCGCGGTGTAGAAGCCGTTATTGAATTAAATGAAAAAAATGAGACGATTAAATTAACTACGGAATCGGATTTCCAATTGGAACAGTTAATTGAAATTCTAATCGGCGCCTGTATTAAACGTAATATCGACAGCACATCCTTAGATATTCCGACGGAAAGCGAACATCACGGCAAATTATATTCAAAAGAAGTGAAGTTAAAACAAGGCATTGAAACCGAAACGGCGAAAAAAATCACAAAGCTGATTAAAGACAGCAAATTAAAGGTGCAAACGCAAATTCAGGGCGAACAGGTTCGTGTAACCGGCAAATCCCGCGATGACCTTCAAGCCGCGATTCAATTGGTTAAAGGTGCCGAATTAGGACAACCTTTCCAGTTTAATAACTTCCGCGATTGATATTCTTTAAAAGCCGACTTAGTCGGTTTTTTTATTACCGAATTGTTATCCGATATAGCGGGAAAATTGAAAGGCAGAATAATAAATGGTGCCCCCAACAGGACTTGAACCTGTGACCAAGCGATTATGAGTCGCCTGCTCTGACCAACTGAGCTATGGGGGCAAAAGAAATGCGCTTTCGTTAAAAGCCAGGTGATTATATTGAAATATTGGAATGAAGTCTATAAGTGCGGTCGATAATCGTCGATTTTTCAAACAAATAAGGTCCGGAAAACCGAACCTTATTTTTTATAGATTATTCATCTAGGAAACTGCGCAACGTTTCCGAACGGCTTGGATGACGCAATTTACGCAATGCTTTTGCTTCAATCTGACGAATACGTTCACGGGTTACATCAAATTGTTTACCCACTTCTTCAAGAGTATGGTCCGTATTCATATCAATACCGAAACGCATACGCAAAACTTTCGCTTCACGCGGGGTCAAACCTTCAAGTACTTCATGAGTGGCAACTTTCAGGCTTTGTGCCGTTGCGGAATCTAACGGTAATTCCAAGGTGCTGTCCTCAATGAAATCACCTAAATGCGAATCGTCGTCATCACCAATCGGAGTTTCCATTGAAATTGGCTCTTTGGCTATTTTAAGCACCTTACGGATTTTATCTTCCGGCATTCCCATACGTTCAGCCAACTCTTCAGGTGAAGCCTCACGGCCCATTTCCTGTAACATTTGACGGGAAATACGGTTTAATTTATTAATGGTTTCGATCATATGCACCGGAATACGAATGGTGCGCGCCTGGTCCGCAATAGAACGGGTAATCGCCTGACGAATCCACCAGGTTGCATAAGTTGAAAACTTGTAACCGCGGCGATATTCGAATTTATCTACCGCTTTCATCAAACCGATATTACCTTCCTGAATCAAATCCAGGAATTGTAAACCACGATTGGTATATTTTTTCGCAATAGAAATCACTAAACGTAAGTTCGCTTCCACCATTTCTTTTTTGGCGCGACGGGCTTTCAACTCACCTTGAGCAATACGTTCGCCGATATCGCGGATTTGTTGAACGGTTAATTTCGTATCCGTTTCAACCTGCTGTAAACGCACGATAGATTTACTGATTTCCG
This window harbors:
- the serB gene encoding phosphoserine phosphatase, whose translation is MQTSEFINLTLKDIKQHYSPFPNKLINNQPQTEGRDYFILFGTNLEPAKLQAFQQKCGENFQIFDCWNNLHNIVVLLKGHWQKSYETHAHDLTLDAAKIDFNANLAEQGLLVMDMDSTAIQIECIDEIAKLAGTGEEVSAITAAAMRGELDFEQSLRRRVSTLKDAPETILQEVRLQLPLMPGLKETVRILQQHNWRVAIASGGFTYFADYLKELLNLDAAVSNQFDIENGKLTGRVKGDIVHAQYKADTLKRLAREFNIPLENTVAIGDGANDLLMLKQANLGAAFHAKPKVQQQAQVVVNFADLTALLCLLSAGEKIKHLS
- a CDS encoding YajQ family cyclic di-GMP-binding protein; translated protein: MPSFDIVSEITMHEVNNAVENANRILSTRYDFRGVEAVIELNEKNETIKLTTESDFQLEQLIEILIGACIKRNIDSTSLDIPTESEHHGKLYSKEVKLKQGIETETAKKITKLIKDSKLKVQTQIQGEQVRVTGKSRDDLQAAIQLVKGAELGQPFQFNNFRD